GGAAGGGGATCGAACTTCTCTCCACAGCCTTTTCTTGCCAAGGCTGAACACCCTCAGCTGTCTCAGCCTGTCTCTAGAGCAGAGACATTCCAGACCTTGAAACATCTTCATGGCCTCCATGGGACTCCACTCCAATATGTTTTTTGTCCTTCTCATGTTGtgggccccagagctggacacagcactccaggtgcaAGGACCAGATTCTGGACAACCTGCTCTAGATCATCCTCCTTGACCAAGGGTATGGACTAGAAGATTTTGAGAGGTCCCTCCCATGCTCAacaattcagtgattctgtgatcctgagacatgcttttgtttgcttgcttttgaaGCTACACCTTTAGAGCAGCACCTGCGGTATCAGACAGGCAAGCTTTGGCATCAGATAAATAGAAAGCTTTGAGCAGCCAAAGCTGAATTTCTGTGATGCACTGCTTGGATACCTTTATTCTCTGCCCTCCTTCTGAagcttttctgcaaaattatAGGGAACTGATCTGGGGAAATGTGTTCAATATATTCAATGTATTCAATGTATTCGATATCATAATCAAAAGATCATCACAGGACAGATCATTTAGTTCCTGAGTAGTtcacaataaaaattatttgctgcagtgctggtttGCAGGGTCATCTCATGTATAAACCACAAGTTCCTTCTCGCTGAAATTTCTACTACCAATAATGCCACAGTTCCTAGGACATTAGTCTGTGGCTTGAGACCACACTCATCCTCATCCCTGCTCATCCCATGCCCACTGCTTCTGCTTTCCAAGCTCTGGAACTATGGATGATTGACCAACCCCATGAATCCCACCTCCATCACCTCTTTGGGCTGGCCTGGGGACATTTATCCCAGGCAGTACCCAGAAATGCCCTGTCCTCCACAGCAAGCTTGTGAAATACTTGGGAAaccaaaaagcagaaggaatcGGTTTCACAGAATTACTGAATGACAGAATTCAAGGTTGGAATAGACCTCCAAGGTCATCCTGTCACACCGTCCTCTCAGCACTACCACTGTAAACCTTAAACCACCAATCCATATCACCCAGTGCCAAATCCAAATGCCTTtgaaacacctccagggatggtgactccagcgcctctctgggcaacctcttccatTGTCTGACAACATGACAGttgaaagtgtttttttctaaCATCTAATATGAATTTCCCCTGTCTCATCTTAAAGCCTTTTCCTCTAGTTCTCTCACTACTGGCATGGTAGAAGAGACCAATTTCAACCTCattacagcctcctttcaggcaatTGTAGagtgccctgtgcctgctcttTTCGAGACTAAAATGTAatcctaacatctaatctagCTCTGCCTTCTGTCAGTTTAAAGGTGCTCCCTGTTGCCCTGTCACTCCAAACCCTTCTCAAAACCTCCCCTCCACGTGAACCACTCTCAGGTACTGAAGGAGCTCTAAGGTCTCCCAGAGCCTTCTCAGCAGAAGGCTTTGCATGAATGAGAGCTCTTACATACAAAGCCGTTGCAATCAGGCAAGGGAAAATATGCAGCCTGACCCTACTAATTGTGCTCTGAGAGGCTGTAGAGGAGCAGACTGTGAACATCTGGGTGTACTCAGAGACAGGCCAGTCAGTCTAATGCCACAAGAGATGTTCTGCCAGGAACAGAAACACATTCCCCATTCATAGGGAATGAGGAAATGAACAGATAAGTCACCAGACCCAGTTATTTTCTCCTGACACGTGATGCTGCAAGAACCTGGGAGAAATCCTGAGGAAATTGCAAATAGCAACTGCCACCCCACTTCAGGGTGGTGGTGAACAAATCTCCTTGAATAATAAAAGACCtttcttttcagtgaaattCCCTGTTTATGACAGCGGGCAGATTTATGACCAGGTATATATTGCACCGGCACTCCTGAGGGATCAGCCAAGTGTTTCTTCAGGGACAAGAAGAAAGGAACTCTTCAGCTGCCTGTTCTGAGACTCTGCTTCAAGGTAAGCCCTTGCTCCTTTCTCGCCATTAACTCCAATATTTCAGGACTTTTCAGAGCTTTGGAATAAGTGTACATAGGCAAAACCTAGGCTGGAGGTGCTGAGTTCCAACATCTGCTCTCCAAAGAGTAAGGAGAGTTTATGCATGCACtgaattttgcagcttttcaaCACCTTCTGTAAAGAAGGTCAAGGACAGAGGGAATGATTTGGGAAAGAAGTCCAAGCCAAGTCACCTGGAAAATTAACATCAAACTGTTCAATAGGAAGGAGGGGTGAGTTTATTGAGCACTAAAACTCCACCCAGGACCTTGTGAGAGGCCTCTGGACAAACACAGGTGGCTGAACTCCTGGACGAACTCATTCTAAGCACTGTGGGAAATCTAACAACTCTGCCTACTTGGAGATCATAGAGAAACAGTCTGAGACTGCAGCAGAGGCACTTGAGACTCCTCTGCCACTTTGGGGCTGTGAGCAGAATCCTGTGCCACTCCTTCTCACGGTAGGCTGGTTTCTATGTATCTGATATTAAGTTAGACATGAAGTtagttaaatatattttaaacttgTGGAGGGGGTCATACAAAAGGACTTTTCAGGAACTTCTCTACTTGATTTGGGGCAGTTATGGGCATGTTCTGCAGAGTACTGTAAAATGTCACCATTTGTTGTTCCTGTTCTTAGTTTCCAGCTTACTGATCCAGGGTtgctaaagagaaaaaggaCCAGATGTCTGCATCAGAGCCAAGGGTATATGTAGCTTAATACCCCAATGTCAGCTGAGAGGCAGGACCCCAGGTGGATCAGTTGGGCTTCAGTATTGGGTGTGACTGCAAGAGCTGAGTGTCTGTGTGAACCTGGATGGGGCCAGAGACCTGTAGGAAGTGCAGCATTGCTGTTCTTTGCCTGCCCCATGCCCCATGAGAtgaaagcccagctcagcatggcagggggctgagcagagtccatgcccagctgcaggtgtctgctgtgggaaggtgctgagagcaggagggagtgAGAATGGCCTGAAACTGAGTCAGAGAAGATTTAagctggatatcaggaagaggtttttcacccagagggtggctgagcCCTGAAACAGGCTCCCCTGGGAAGCGGTCACATCACCACACCTGCCTGAGTACAAAATGTGTTTGTACAATACTGCCAGGCACATGGTAGGATTtctggggctgtcctgggcagggccagaAGTTGGACTCGATGGCCCAGATGAGTCCATTTCAACTCAGCatcttctgtgattctatgagaTCATGTGGAAGCAGGGGCTTCCCGGCCCTGTTTTGttaaaggattttttctccAGTGCCAGTGCAaaagctgagctctgagctCAACTGAAATAGGCTGGAAAAGGTGACCTTGTCCCAGTGCCATATCTCAGTTCCACGATAACTTTGCCGTGAGAGCTGTTTAGGCACTGAGTGGGTTTGGAACACCCCTCAGACAGCCTATTCCCCCACCATTGCCTCCTCTGGGCACCTAAAACCTATTTTAGATTTCATCCTCTCATGTGAAAAAGAGAGATTTGCTCAAACCTTCAGTGCGTGTTCAGACTGCTACTGCCACATGAAAGCCAAAACGCTTCTCAGTCTGTGGGTGTCCTGTGGTAGGGACACTTCACTGAGCAGTTCTCTGGGTTGGAGGGTTTCACTGACCTGTTCAGGGTCCCACATCAACCAGAGAAAGCCCTCCTGGGTCTCCACAACTTTACCCACTGCCAGAAACTGCCAGCGCCCCTGAAGGACTCACTTCAAATGTTTACAGAATAACACTATTAATAAAACTGTGACAGGTTGAGGTTTGAGGCTTGCCAGTGAAAGTATCTGACTGCAAAGAGATATTCAAAGTGAGATATTAATTCAGAACAATATACTAAGAAGCTTTAATCCAAAAAAAAGCTGGCTTGAGGTAATCATTCAGCATGCATAAAGTAGGATTCTTACCCAAGAGGCATCTCTAAGGGAGAGAAGGCAGGTTCAGCCCAACAATTGATCCCAGAAGCTACAATGGAGACTTCCGtcatttctctccatttttaattcacttttatACTATTTCTTTACATTTAGGTGGTGTTTGCATGTAGTCATACATCTTTCTCAGTGAGGGGCTGTCATGCCTTGGGGGTAGATATCTCAGTAAAGTACCTGCAGTAACCTTGGGATGGGGATGTGCGTCAGTCCAAGGAGAGGAATTTTGTCACGGCTGCTGATTCAGCAGCAGGACATTTTCATTGTCTCCTGTGGTTTTCAGTTGCCATGCAGATTATCAGATAGAAAACACCACTGAGATGTCTCTTCTGCAAGGGTTTTGAGAGAGCCTGGCCATGGTGTCTCCACTCCACCTGCTGTTTAGGCTCACCTTAGATTTAGTCCTCGCTGTGTGTGGCAGGCCATGTATGCTGACCGTGTTTCATCCAGGGAGGAGCAACTGTATTTTCTCCTGTAACGTGTCCACCTCTATTCTTTCATCCCCAGTCATCTCCCTGCACAATTCTATAGCATTGATGATTTTTCCACATCCAGGAGGACAGAAGTTACCCCCTCCTTGGTCTCTCATAGTCCCCTCCTCTGCATTTGCCTTCCAGGGGAGCAAGAGCCCTTCACTGAAATCCTCCCAccatgctggggctgctgctgctgcaggtgttggccagctgcctctggctgggACACAGCGAGGTGGTGAAGTCCTTTGAAACTTCATGTCCTCAGTTTTTTTTCCGGGAGATCCCTCCAAATGAAGCCCTGAGGCCACAGAACCCAGCCCGGATCTGCCAGCGCTACAAGAACCAGTATTACTTTGCCACCCTGTATGACAGGAAGATGCGTATTCCTGTCTACTCTGCTTACATCTACCAGCCTGGGCCTGGCAAAAGACCTAAAACTTGGCTGGTTGAGCCTCAGGTGAGTGTCTCTCCTACAACACATCACCCTCCAGCCACTCACAGATGAGCTGCAACATTCAACCCAACTTTTCTATTTCCTCCCACTTCCCTACACACATGCAAATGGACACACTGGATGGGATTGTCCTCACTGAACTTCAAACCCCTGCACCACATGGTTCCTCTGATGCATCTGAGACATCAGCAGGAGCATGAGATCAATCACATCCCAAAGgtgcccagctctctgccttcaCCTGACAGGAACAGCAAATCAGATTGCTTTGCATGACATGACAAAGCCAAAtgcttcccctccctgtgccctgctgtgctgggtgaccAAGGGATGGGGAAAGGCATCCAGGAGAGGCTAGACTGGAGGGACCAACAGTCCTGCTGGCATCTGATCCCcactctgccctgggctgttcTGCATCCCGGGCAGAGCTTCTCTGCTCCCAGTGAAGGGTCAAACAGGCTTTGTGAGTGGTGTGAGAGAAGTGGGGAAAAACTCAGAAGGGGTGAGATGGCCCAGGGACAAAGCCTCAGGAGAAAAGGCACTGGAGATGAGAGGGTCAGGTTTACTGGGGAGGGATCTCTGGAGTGACATTTCAGGCAGTGCAAAGTCAGGAGCATCAGTGTTGTTCCATTCAGTAGGGTGGGATCTCCATGCATGGGCAGTGACCCCTGAGCACCTTTGGCTCAGGCTTGGTCCAGAAGGATCCAGTAGACAGACAGAACTCCAAACCCAATAGAGCTCTCCCAGATGTCTTTCAGTCAAACTTCAGAACTTTAGGAAAACAGGCCAAGGAAATTACGGGcacaaaaagaggaaattcaTGTCATTGCTAGGGACAGAGGGGCAGGATTGATTTAGGTGAAAATGAACCACTGCACCATATGCAGTGTTCCAAAGGAAAGCTAACTATAATGCAGTAAATGTGAAAGTAATTtctcaaacaaaaaatatttgcagttcgATTGCACTTGGAGTTCCTCATAGGAACTCAAGCAACTGATCTGGTATTGTACCACATCAGGAGGAGACAAAAACTCAGGATATTGACACTCAGAGACTTCTGCTCTAGGGAAATCTGCTCAATTATCATCATGCCCAATACTAACacctttttctctttatttcctgtCAAGCTGATTGGCCCAACTTATCCCAAAACTATGGAAAAAGAGTGGACACTCTTAAATCAATACAATGTCACCTTAGAGAAACTCAGCCAGAGCCAGGCTATCCTTCATGACTACAAGAACCTGACAGGTTTGAACCGGGGCCATTTGAACCCCAATGGCCACCATGATGACTACAGCAGCAGGATGGCTACCTTCACCCTCACCAACATAGTGCCCCAGGATGAGAAACTCAACGGTGGCGCCTGGAACAACTACGAGCAGCAAACGATGATCAGGAGAACCCAGGGCTGTAAAACCACCTATGTCATCgtgggtgctgtgcctgggaacaACTACATCGCCAAAGGGAGGGTTAATAAACCCAGCCACCTCTGGTCAGCTGCCTGCTGCGTGGTGGACAATAACTACATAAAGGCTTGGGCGGTCATCGCTGAGAACGACAAGAACCAGGTTCAGCTCCTCACagtgggagagctggaggaCACGTTAACTGAGCTCTACGGGAGGGGACAGGTTTCCCTGTTTGACAGTGACTGTCCCCGGGAATAAGCCTCACATCCTGGGTGGAACAGGCTCAGGAGCTTTTGCCACATgtcatagaatcaaagaatggtttcagtttgaaggaaTGTTAAAGCCCATCCATGTAGTCTCAGCTCCtgagccatgggcagggacaccttccactatctttggtggctccaagccctgtcttGTGGTAGTGAGTTTCTTTGTTATGAAATTGTGGTGTTATAAGTTCAAAATGGTTTGTTCTGGTTGTCCCCCATGCTTATTGGTTTGTCCCTGAGATATGTCCACCATTCCCCTGTCCATCTACCTAAAGATCTACCCCTTATTCCAGAGTCTTCCCTGCCACTCAGGGGGACCCTGTCCTCCTCCCTTGTTCATCACAGAAACCCCACCTTTGTTTCCAGAAAATTCTTTGTCCATCCTGGATTCCTCAAATACCTATTGGTCTGCTTGGCCTGCTCTCCTCCCCTGTTGTCTCCCACTGGATGTCATGATCTATACCCTGCCTTGTGCCCCTCCCCAGATGTCTCGCCACTGGTCCAAGTTTGTGTCCTCCCCATGTTCCCTCTCCTGTACTTAAGATGCCGTTACCCTGCTGGAACTGTCACTTGTCCCTGGACCCTCTCAGATTAAAGCCTCTTGAGAACCTACACAAGtgatctctctcttttccttcactCTGGACTCCTCGACTCGGGATTCTAACAGCAGCcgcacagagcagctttgctgcctctGAGAGCTAGGCAGCCCTGCTTCACTGCCACCCAGACTGGCCCAAGGGGTGGACAGGGAGCAGCCACTCTTGGCACGGGCCAGGAGCTTGGGCTAGCCATGCTGATCTCCAAGTGGTCAGCCTGTGTCACTGTCCAACCtggttttgaacacttccagggatggagcagccacaacttctctggacaatctATGCTAGGGCCTCACAG
The Motacilla alba alba isolate MOTALB_02 chromosome 1A, Motacilla_alba_V1.0_pri, whole genome shotgun sequence genome window above contains:
- the LOC119708116 gene encoding endonuclease domain-containing 1 protein-like, which translates into the protein MLGLLLLQVLASCLWLGHSEVVKSFETSCPQFFFREIPPNEALRPQNPARICQRYKNQYYFATLYDRKMRIPVYSAYIYQPGPGKRPKTWLVEPQLIGPTYPKTMEKEWTLLNQYNVTLEKLSQSQAILHDYKNLTGLNRGHLNPNGHHDDYSSRMATFTLTNIVPQDEKLNGGAWNNYEQQTMIRRTQGCKTTYVIVGAVPGNNYIAKGRVNKPSHLWSAACCVVDNNYIKAWAVIAENDKNQVQLLTVGELEDTLTELYGRGQVSLFDSDCPRE